From the genome of Argentina anserina chromosome 4, drPotAnse1.1, whole genome shotgun sequence, one region includes:
- the LOC126791607 gene encoding LOW QUALITY PROTEIN: 1,4-dihydroxy-2-naphthoyl-CoA synthase, peroxisomal (The sequence of the model RefSeq protein was modified relative to this genomic sequence to represent the inferred CDS: substituted 1 base at 1 genomic stop codon) yields the protein MAQIIEKDLMNRVNRRMASISNHLTPINSLPSSVTLSLTSSSSSSMYDYHRTHGKVPTHPVVWEAAVDESGKDFTDIIYXKSVGEGISKVRCIINLRPERRNAFWPLTIKELIRAFNDAGDDTSIGVIVLTGKGTKAFCSGGDQALRRKDGYSDFENCGRLNVLDLQVQIRHLPKPVIAMVAGYAVGGGHVLHMVCDLTIAADNAIFGQTGPKVGSFDAGYGSSIMSRLVGPKKAREMWFLARFYTAAEAEKMGLVNTVVPLDRLEQETVKCCREILRNSPTAIRVLKSSLNAVDDGHAGLQELGGNATLVFYGTEEGNEGNTAYMQRRRPDFTKFPRLP from the exons ATGGCTCAGATTATAGAGAAGGACCTGATGAACAGAGTGAACAGAAGAATGGCTTCAATCTCCAACCATCTCACTCCGATCAATTCACTTCCCAGTTCTGTTACTTTGTCCctcacttcttcttcttcttcttccatgtACGACTACCACCGCACTCACGGAAAAGTCCCGACGCACCCAGTTGTGTGGGAAGCTGCTGTTGACGAGTCCGGCAAGGACTTCACTGACATTATCTACTAGAAATCCGTCGGCGAAGGAATATCAAAGGTCCGGTGTATAATTAATCTCAGA CCGGAGCGGAGGAACGCGTTCTGGCCGCTGACGATCAAGGAGCTGATCCGGGCGTTTAATGATGCAGGGGACGATACTTCCATTGGTGTTATTGTTCTTACTGGGAAG GGGACGAAGGCATTTTGTAGCGGCGGCGATCAGGCTTTGAGAAGGAAAGATGGTTATTCTGATTTTGAGAATTGTGGTCGTCTTAATGTTTTGGACCTTCAG GTTCAGATTCGTCATCTTCCAAAGCCAGTAATAGCCATG GTGGCTGGTTATGCTGTTGGGGGAGGGCATGTGTTGCACATGGTCTGTGATCTAACCATTGCAGCAGACAATGCCATTTTTGGTCAAACTGGCCCTAAG GTTGGGAGCTTTGATGCTGGTTATGGGAGTTCGATCATGTCCCGCTTG GTTGGACCTAAAAAAGCACGCGAAATGTGGTTCCTAGCAAGGTTTTACACAGCCGCTGAAGCAGAGAAAATGGGACTTGTTAACACTGTTGTACCG CTTGACAGATTAGAGCAAGAAACGGTTAAATGCTGCAGAGAAATATTAAGAAACAGCCCAACTGCGATTCGTGTGCTGAAATCATCTCTTAATGCAGTTGATGATGGCCATGCCGGACTCCAG GAACTAGGTGGAAATGCAACACTCGTATTCTATGGCACTGAGGAAGGAAATGAAGGAAATACAGCTTATATGCAACGCAGGCGTCCAGATTTCACAAAGTTTCCCAGGCTTCCTTAA
- the LOC126789832 gene encoding phosphatidylinositol 3-kinase, root isoform codes for MSGNEFRFFLSCDINLPLTFRIERLEGTLTGPKSTASDADPTPAMEESRAELYVECALYIDGAPFGLPTRTRLESSGPSYCWNELITLSTKYRDLTGHSQLALTVWDVSCGKDEGLIGGATILLFNNKKQLKTGKQKLRLWQGKVADGSFPTTTPGKVPRNERGELERLEKLVNKYERGQIQCVDWLDRLAFKAMERIKERESSKNRSLHLYLVVDFCSFEHRVVFQESGANFLLPSPIASTNEIVTVWDPELGRINPSEHKQLKLARSLTRGIIDRDLKPSSNERKSIQRILKYPPTRTLSGDERQLLWKFRFSLMSEKRALTKFLKCVEWSDVQEAKQALELMGRWEMIDVCDALELLSPVFESEEVRAYAVSVLERADDEELQCYLLQLVQALRFERSDKSCLSHFLVQRALQNIELASFLRWYVAVELHDPAYAKRFYCTYEILEENMMKLSAGMHGDEDGFKLWQSLVRQTELTAQLCSITRDVRNVRGNTQKKIEKLRQLLSGLLSELTYFEEPIRSPLAPGVLITGIVPSESSIFKSALNPLRLTFRAANGGSCKVIFKKGDDMRQDQLVVQMVSLMDRLLKNENLDLHLTPYKVLATGQDEGMMEFIPSRTLALILSEHRSITSYLQKFHPDEHGPFGITATCLETFIKSCAGYSVITYILGIGDRHLDNLLLRDDGSLFHVDFGFILGRDPKPFPPPMKLCKEMVEAMGGAESQYYTRFKSYCCEAYNIIRKSSNLILNLFHLMAGSNIPDIASDPEKGILKLQEKFRLDLDDEACIHFFQDLINESVSALFPQMVETIHRWAQYWR; via the exons ATGAGCGGGAACGAGTTCCGGTTCTTCTTGTCCTGCGACATCAACCTCCCACTGACCTTTCGGATCGAGAGGCTCGAAGGAACTCTGACCGGGCCCAAATCCACAGCCTCCG ATGCTGATCCGACTCCGGCGATGGAGGAGAGCAGAGCGGAGCTCTATGTGGAGTGCGCGTTGTACATTGATGGTGCTCCTTTTGGCTTGCCCACACGAACAAG GCTGGAATCTTCAGGGCCTTCGTATTGTTGGAACGAGCTGATCACTCTGAGTACTAAGTACAGAGACTTGACTGGTCACTCGCAGCTTGCTTTGACT GTTTGGGATGTATCATGTGGGAAAGATGAAGGGTTGATTGGTGGTGCTACGATTCTTCTCtttaataacaaaaaacaactcaaaacaggGAAGCAAAAGCTGAGGCTTTGGCAAGGGAAAGTAGCTGATGGATCATTTCCTACCACGACTCCTGGGAAG GTCCCAAGGAATGAACGAGGGGAATTGGAACGTTTGGAGAAGCTGGTGAATAAGTATGAGAGAGGACAGATCCAGTGTGTTGACTGGCTGGACCGTCTTGCCTTTAAAGCTATGGAGAGAATAAAGGAACGCGAAAGCTCTAAAAATAGAAGTTTGCATTTGTACCTTGTTGTTGATTTCTGTAGCTTTGAACATCGTGTTGTTTTCCAG GAATCGGGGGCAAATTTCTTATTACCATCTCCTATAGCTTCCACAAATGAAATTGTCACCGTATGGGACCCCGAGCTGGGAAGAATAAACCCATCAGAGCACAAGCAACTAAAACTTGCTAGGAGTTTGACCCGTGGGATCATTGATAGGGATCTCAAGCCAAGCTCCAATGAGAGAAA GTCGATACAGAGGATTCTGAAATACCCTCCAACAAGGACATTGAGTGGTGACGAAAGGCAGCTTCTCTGGAAATTTCGTTTCTCATTGATGTCTGAGAAGAGGGCCCTGACGAAGTTCCTCAAATGTGTTGAATGGAGTGATGTTCAG GAAGCAAAACAAGCTTTAGAATTGATGGGCAGATGGGAAATGATTGATGTTTGCGATGCATTGGAGCTATTATCTCCTGTTTTTGAAAGTGAAGAG GTTCGTGCATATGCTGTCAGTGTCCTTGAAAGAGCTGATGACGAAGAACTCCAATGCTACTTACTTCAACTGGTTCAGGCTCTACGATTCGAGCGCTCTGATAAATCCTGCCTTTctcatttccttgttcaacgtG CATTACAGAACATTGAGTTGGCTAGCTTTCTTCGCTGGTATGTTGCTGTGGAACTTCACGATCCAGCATATGCAAAGCGGTTTTACTGTACGTATGAGATTCTGgaagaaaatatgatgaag TTGTCTGCTGGTATGCATGGAGATGAGGATGGATTTAAGTTGTGGCAAAGTTTGGTGCGTCAGACAGAATTGACTGCACAACTATGTTCAATCACGAGAGATGTGAGAAATGTACGTGGAAATACTCAGAAGAAGATTGAAAAGCTTAGACAGCTGCTTTCTGGTCTTCTTAGTGAACttacatattttgaagag CCAATCAGGTCACCACTGGCTCCCGGAGTCCTCATTACTGGGATTGTGCCATCTGAGTCATCAATATTCAAAAGTGCACTGAATCCTCTTCGCTTGACTTTCCGAGCAGCAAATGGGGGCAGTTGCAAAGTAATCTTCAAGAAGGGGGATGACATGCGCCAGGACCAATTA GTTGTTCAAATGGTATCTCTCATGGATCGACTgctcaaaaatgaaaatcttgATCTGCACTTAACTCCTTATAAGGTTCTTGCAACTGGGCAAGATGAAGGAATGATGGAGTTCATTCCATCTCGCACGTTAGCGCTG ATTCTTTCAGAGCATAGAAGTATTACGAGCTACCTGCAGAAGTTTCATCCAGATGAGCACGGACCATTTGGTATAACTGCCACCTGTCTGGAAACATTTATAAAGAGTTGTGCTGGCTACTCTGTTATCACATACATATTGGGCATTGGAGACAG GCATCTTGACAACCTTCTCCTTAGGGATGATGGAAGCCTTTTCCATGTTGATTTTGGCTTCATTCTTGGTCGTGATCCAAAGCCATTTCCACCACCAATGAAACTTTGCAAAGAAATGGTTGAAGCTATGGGTGGAGCAGAAAG CCAGTACTATACAAGGTTCAAGTCCTACTGTTGTGAAGCATACAACATAATTAGGAAATCTAGTAATCTTATCTTGAATCTTTTTCATCTGATGGCGGGTTCCAACATTCCTGACATAGCTTCTGATCCTGAAAAGGGCATCCTCAAG CTCCAGGAGAAATTCCGATTGGACTTGGACGATGAAGCCTGCATACATTTTTTCCAGGACTTGATCAATGAGAGTGTTAGTGCATTGTTTCCTCAAATGGTTGAGACCATTCATCGGTGGGCTCAATATTGGCGCTGA
- the LOC126792599 gene encoding ADP-ribosylation factor 2 gives MGLTFTKLFSRLFAKKEMRILMVGLDAAGKTTILYKLKLGEIVTTIPTIGFNVETVEYKNISFTVWDVGGQDKIRPLWRHYFQNTQGLIFVVDSNDRDRVVEARDELHRMLNEDELREAVLLVFANKQDLPNAMNAAEITDKLGLHSLRQRHWYIQSTCATSGEGLYEGLDWLSNNIANKA, from the exons ATGGGGCTCACGTTCACGAAGCTGTTCAGCCGGCTCTTTGCGAAGAAGGAGATGCGAATTCTGATGGTCGGTCTCGACGCCGCTGGTAAGACCACCATTCTCTACAAGCTCAAGCTCGGCGAGATCGTCACCACCATTCCTACTATTG GATTTAATGTTGAGACCGTGGAATACAAGAACATCAGCTTCACAGTCTGGGATGTTGGGGGTCAGGACAAG ATCCGACCATTGTGGAGGCACTACTTCCAGAACACACAGGGTCTTATCTTTGTTGTGGACAGCAATGATAGAGACCGTGTTGTTGAGGCTAGAGATGAGCTACACAGGATGTTGAATGAG GATGAGCTGCGAGAAGCTGTGTTGCTTGTTTTTGCCAACAAACAGGATCTCCCAAATGCAATGAATGCTGCTGAAATTACTGATAAGCTAGGCCTCCACTCTCTCAGACAGCGTCACTG GTACATCCAGAGCACTTGTGCAACTTCTGGAGAGGGTCTGTATGAAGGACTCGATTGGCTCTCCAACAACATTGCTAACAAG GCTTGA